tatacacattttttgTATATATCTAATACATTTTTATTACACGTTTAGCATTTTTTAAATACAAGTTGATATTTTTTTAATACTCGTtaatatttttttaatacatggtcaacattttttctatacacatttaactttttcttaatgcttgattaacattcagatagttgttcaacatttttttcaaatgcttgattaacgttttttatatgcatgatcaaaaaattcatcattttttaatacatggtcaaccgtGTCTCGTCTAATCAAGATACCTACATGTATCCAATTCATTTGCTTTCCTTTCACAGGACTATTTCACTTGTATTTTTGCTGTGAGTGAGCATCAAGACTTAATTTGATCAACTAATTAATCATCCTACTGCCTTTTAGATCTGCAGTTAAGAGACGACATAGTCAAATGCACCGACATACGTTTCGACTGCACAGAATTAATATCTGAAGAGACAGGTTGTTTGAGATTTTCTTTTCTTACAAATTGCTTCGATGATACTCCCTTCGTTCTGAAATATAAGATGTCGTAACTTTTCTATGAATTAGATGCATAAAGACATGTTTTAGTATGTTTGTTTGCTCATCTTAGTCTGCATATGCAGTCCatattaaaatatccaaaacatcttatagttTGGAACGGAGCGAGTATTAGTTTGACCTATGTCCACACTTCTATGATTACTTTTACAACTGACTTGCTACCGTGGAGCAAACCGGGCTCCTGTTTCTCTGCCATTTGCCGTCCCTCCCATGCCACATGCATTAGCCAATAATGTGAGCAAATTTGCAAAACACAGTAAATGTATGACAAAAAATATTCAAAAATAGCCATAACAATAAACCAGTAATAATTCATTTATAGCAATAACTCTTGATGTGTGTCTCCGAGAGTACATCATATCTATGAATCAACTGTTGTAATGCACTATCCAACATCTTCAACTTTTTTCCATTGCGGGAACCCGCCATCTCCGAGAGTATGTCTTGTCTCATCTTGAGACTAAATCATCAATCACGCCATGCATCTCCAGTTCCTCCGCTGCAGCGATTTCATGAAGGTTAGCGTCAGCCAGAAAGATCAAGGATCCGAAAACCACCTGAGAAGTTCTATCCTGGTGCCGTACATACCTTGTTCTATGTACGTGCAGTTGCTACATGTCCTATTTTCCCCGGATTCAGGCGGAGCATACTACACTAGATCCTCGCTACAAAAGGCGACACCACAAAAGAAAGGCCATGTCATGACTCACATAACAAAGATATCAAGAGGCGTATATGTACAACAAAGGCGGAATCAATTATATCTTGCACACCCACCTGGCAAGCCTTGACGTCCTGGCATCCACACAGGAGCATGCCGTTGAGCAGATCGGTGGCTTGGAACGCGCCCCCTCCCTCGCTTCTCTGAATATAGTTTATTTCACGAAATATGCGCAAACATCACTGAATTTGTGTAACAACATAGTTCGTAGGTTTTAGAAGTCTTCATGTTATCCTTTTGAGATTAATATCTGCAGTTGTCATCTCGTGGAACACACAAGTATTTGACCCTAAAGTTTTATGTATATACATAGAACTATATACCTTGTAGTAGTCGACTGCGATGAAATTAGCCCATCGATTTCCGGCTGCGCTGTAGCATGTACTAGCCATGTCAGTGAGGCCCTTGTTGTGCTGCAAACATGCAGTCAGCTTCACAGGGACAGATGGGAAGTAGTTCATGAGGACCAGTGACTTGGTCTTGTCGTTGAGCGGCGCGGACTCTGCACGGTTCGAGCATTCGCCAGCATCCATTCCGTCGTCGCCATCTTCAACACAGTGAAATCAATGAAATTCAGAGCAACGGTACTTAAGACAGTGAGGAACTGCAGCATAATGTTTCGTGTGAAGGAAGTAGAGTCTCACAATTGTTCTCAACCATGAAATTCCACTGGTATGCGATTCCTTctgtgacttgcttcgatctggcaGAGGTGAACACAAGGAGACGTTCGTTGCTTGTGACCATATCGCTAACAAGAGGCCAGTCCTGACCATTCTGCGGCATTTTCGAAACCGGAAACCAGTACTTTTGCAGGCCAGAGGCATTGAACACGTTCGTCAGGCCATTTGGCGCGTTAACATAGTCTTCCAGGATCAACGTAACGATTTCAGATGGGTTGGCAGAAAGAAATGCCTCAATTTCCTTGAATGTGTCCAGTGCTGGTTCCTACAATTCAAGTAATAATATTATTTACAGACACTATTCTCAAACTCTATATGGAGATGAGGGAGGAAGGCATATTAAGTAGTATGTACTCACAAATGCAGTAAAATCGTTGCATTTGCCTCCACTGGAATGGCACAACCATACATCTCCTTTGAAGTCATATGTGTCGAGCATTAGCGCGCGGACACCATTCTGTAGAACATTGCAGTTGTGAAGAGAATTAATGCTCGTAAGGTAGGACATGTAGAACAACAGAAGAATCTTATCAGATGACGCAGAAGCTACATTCAACTGATCAGTGACTGTATCCTCCTGGTTGTCGAAGGTGATGCGCGGAATTCCGGTGTGCGACGGTTCCCCAACAATCGCGAATGAATTGTGCGTCGTGAGATAGGCATACTTGTTGAATGGCAACGAGTTATTCTGAAGAAGAAACCAGAAGCAAAGCAAATTCAGTATAAAACATTAGGACTATGAAGAGAAGCTATTTTCATCATGATTTTCTTGGGTA
Above is a window of Triticum dicoccoides isolate Atlit2015 ecotype Zavitan chromosome 5B, WEW_v2.0, whole genome shotgun sequence DNA encoding:
- the LOC119307095 gene encoding PI-PLC X domain-containing protein At5g67130-like; translated protein: MGGTFTAAAAAAAALVLVMAGFLGAANANVGDKCSTSADCGAGQWCFDCEPELAGSHCVRSAATNPFQLVNNSLPFNKYAYLTTHNSFAIVGEPSHTGIPRITFDNQEDTVTDQLNNGVRALMLDTYDFKGDVWLCHSSGGKCNDFTAFEPALDTFKEIEAFLSANPSEIVTLILEDYVNAPNGLTNVFNASGLQKYWFPVSKMPQNGQDWPLVSDMVTSNERLLVFTSARSKQVTEGIAYQWNFMVENNYGDDGMDAGECSNRAESAPLNDKTKSLVLMNYFPSVPVKLTACLQHNKGLTDMASTCYSAAGNRWANFIAVDYYKRSEGGGAFQATDLLNGMLLCGCQDVKACQRGSSVVCSA